In the genome of Telluria beijingensis, one region contains:
- a CDS encoding GNAT family N-acetyltransferase, with translation MIDGPAGMECLPDGLRLQSDRVDFRTAGGLSIQALALMPQHRAQVKWLLRRDEDCATLCASDRHVRADTLANEWYDARDTACSFLLATYPEGMPVGLLCLEHGRVSYLVELQYRAQGIASAALRWLSGHVSPGQLPLHAQVDRNNVASRRALEAAGFRFVGLASGHAHSAPLLNFVRR, from the coding sequence GTGATTGACGGCCCGGCCGGCATGGAGTGTCTTCCGGACGGGCTGCGCCTGCAATCGGACCGGGTCGACTTCCGTACCGCAGGCGGCCTGTCCATCCAGGCCCTGGCGCTGATGCCGCAGCACCGGGCACAGGTAAAATGGCTGCTGCGCAGGGACGAGGACTGCGCAACGCTTTGCGCCAGCGATCGCCATGTGCGCGCCGACACCTTGGCCAACGAATGGTACGACGCCCGTGACACGGCATGCAGCTTCTTGCTGGCCACCTATCCTGAAGGTATGCCAGTCGGCCTGTTGTGCCTCGAGCACGGTCGCGTTTCCTATCTGGTCGAACTGCAGTATCGCGCTCAAGGCATTGCTTCAGCAGCGCTGCGATGGCTGAGCGGTCATGTCAGCCCCGGCCAACTGCCGCTCCACGCACAAGTCGATCGTAATAATGTAGCGTCGCGCCGCGCGCTCGAAGCAGCCGGCTTTCGCTTTGTCGGACTGGCCAGTGGCCACGCGCATTCGGCTCCCCTGCTGAACTTTGTTCGTCGATAA